One part of the Glycine max cultivar Williams 82 chromosome 14, Glycine_max_v4.0, whole genome shotgun sequence genome encodes these proteins:
- the LOC100818280 gene encoding probable indole-3-pyruvate monooxygenase YUCCA4, with the protein MGRSCNKSQQQHVEGPIIIGAGPSGLAVAACLSEDKVPFVILERHNCIASLWQNKTYDRLKLHLPKQFCELPLKGFPHTFPKYPTKYQFISYMESYASHFNIHPIFNQTVKSAEFDKGSNVWVVRTEEFEYSSRWLVVATGENAEPVVPRIHGMELFGGAVAHTSVYKSGSEYRNKKVLVIGCGNSGMEVCLDLCRHNAKPYMVARNTVHVLPREMLGFSTFGIAMALYKWFPIKLVDKIILLATNLILGNTNHYGIKRPKTGPIELKLATGKTPVLDVGQVAQIKCGNIKVMEGVKEITRNGAKFMDGKEKEFDAIILATGYKSNVPTWLKGCDFFTKDGMPKTPFPHGWKGEQGMYTVGFTRRGLHGTSCDAIKIAEDIAEQWRTVEDKSHCDSHIILLNNS; encoded by the exons ATGGGTCGTTCTTGCAACAAATCCCAACAACAACATGTTGAAGGCCCTATCATTATAGGTGCTGGTCCTTCGGGCTTAGCCGTGGCTGCGTGTCTCTCAGAAGATAAAGTTCCTTTTGTGATTCTTGAGAGACACAACTGCATAGCCTCCCTTTGGCAAAACAAAACCTACGACCGTCTCAAACTCCACCTCCCTAAACAGTTCTGCGAGCTTCCCTTGAAGGGCTTTCCCCACACTTTCCCAAAATACCCCACAAAGTACCAGTTTATCTCCTACATGGAGTCCTATGCTTCACACTTCAACATTCACCCCATCTTCAACCAAACTGTGAAAAGTGCTGAGTTTGATAAAGGGTCAAATGTTTGGGTTGTTAGAACTGAAGAGTTCGAGTATTCTTCTCGCTGGCTAGTGGTGGCCACTGGAGAAAATGCTGAACCTGTTGTGCCTAGGATTCATGGGATGGAGCTTTTTGGTGGTGCTGTTGCTCACACTAGTGTGTATAAGTCTGGCTCTGAGTATAGGAACAAGAAGGTTTTGGTCATTGGGTGTGGCAATTCGGGTATGGAAGTTTGCTTGGACCTTTGTAGACACAATGCCAAACCTTACATGGTTGCTAGAAATACA GTACATGTGCTTCCTAGGGAGATGTTAGGCTTCTCAACGTTTGGGATAGCTATGGCGCTCTATAAGTGGTTTCCCATTAAGTTAGTAGACAAGATCATCTTGCTTGCAACAAACTTAATCTTGGGCAACACCAATCACTACGGCATCAAGAGGCCCAAAACCGGCCCAATAGAGCTCAAACTCGCCACAGGGAAAACTCCAGTCCTGGATGTGGGTCAAGTTGCACAAATAAAATGTGGTAACATAAAG GTGATGGAGGGTGTGAAGGAGATAACAAGAAATGGTGCCAAATTTATGGatggaaaagaaaaggaattcgATGCTATAATCTTGGCAACAGGATACAAGAGCAACGTGCCTACTTGGCTCAAG GGATGTGATTTTTTTACGAAAGATGGAATGCCGAAAACGCCCTTTCCTCATGGGTGGAAAGGAGAGCAGGGAATGTATACGGTGGGGTTCACAAGAAGAGGTCTTCACGGAACGTCGTGTGATGCAATCAAGATCGCTGAAGACATAGCTGAACAGTGGAGAACCGTAGAGGACAAGAGTCACTGCGATTCACATATCATCCTACTCAATAATTCATAG